The DNA region ACCCAGCCTAAAGTCTCCTCTATCATTCGTTAATACACATATTGAGAATGACACGTATGAGGAAAGTGTGTTCTCGTGCGAGTTTAACGTTAGCTCACCTGCGCAGGACCTGGTCTTCCAGATCTTGAGCAGCAGGATGATGATGGCAGCCAGATGAGACAGGTCTCCGGTCAGCCTGAAGATGTTCAtgatgtctttctctctctggctGGGTTTAGTGGTGTGAAAGAAAGCTCGGGGCGAGTGCGATGTCTGTGAACCGGCTCAATGCCGCTCTCCTCCAGAGCATTCCTCCACGAAATATGGCGAACGAGGGGCGACGTGGCCGCTGGACATGACGTGGCCAACTGAAACCACAATGAATTCTGGGAATAGTAGTTCATGCGACTCTGGCCACGCCcactaatgcatttttaaagctaTCTTAACTTCTTATACATAGTAAAAACTGTTGTAAAGTAAATAAAGATTGTTTGAGTGTTTTAAAAGAAAGTTATATTTTAGtgttcaaaatttcacatttaattcagttaatttagttttttttccctctttttttgcCATTTCTTATAAAGACTTTCACTACCAGCTTGATTTGAAAAGCCACTCATGGAAATACACACTGGAGAACCAGTCAGACCATCAGAACCATCAGACTCTGGGGTTTATAACTGTGCAGCAGCTCTGCTGGATGGGGCTCACAATGGGGCGCAGGCAATCGGATAGGGAACCACTTTAAAAGTCTCAGGTAAGAACTAGCAGAAGATTCAGCACAACCTTAGACCATCATAATTTACACGTGTCAGGACGTTCTTGTTTTTAAAAAGTCacctccatcattaagtttgcagacgacaccacagtgattggcctcatcagtgacaatgatgagactgcctacagggaagaggtacagcacttggccacatggtgcgctgacaattaCCTGCTCCTTAAAGGCttagttcacagaaaaattaaaattatgtcattaataactcaccctcatgttgttccaaacccgtaagacctccgtttatctttggaacacagtttaagatattttagatttagtccgagagctctcagtccctctattgaagctgtgtgtacggtatactgtccaagtccagaaaggtaagaaaaacatcatcaaagtagtccatgtgacatcagagggtcagttagaattttttgaagcatcgaaaatacatcttggtccaaaaatagcaaaaactacgactttattcagcattgtcttctgttccgggtctgttgtgagatttcaaaacactgcagtttgtcatatccggttcgcaaacgaatcattcgatgtaaccggatctttttgaaccagttcaccaaattgaaatgaatcgtttgaaacggttcgcgtctccaatacgcattaatccacaaatgacttaagctgttaacttttttaatgtggctgacattccctctgagttaaaacaaaccaatatcccgaagtaattcatttactcaaacagtactgaactgctgtgaagagagaactgaagatgaacactgagccgagccagataacgaatgaacgattgactcgttcttgagCCAAATATATTAACCAAATTAAAGTAACATAGTGCCTCATAGGTCTTTTTAGCTTTTCTGCTTCTAAAATTTTGTCCAAATAAAGAAAAGACGTCTCGACTGCCACTAGTGGTCGTCATTATCACGGCTGTGATCAAATATCGCGATGTTTGCGCTTGCATAAATACTCCGCGAACTCTCGTATGGCCTTCTTCTTCCTGCATACACATCACGTAAGTGAGCACGGGCATCCGTATTTGCCGAACAACATCTGTCAACATCTCCGACATCGCGAGATAAAAACGCTTCATTTGTGTAGAAGATGTCTGTGTGCGTCTAAGTAACACTATGATCGCGAAATGAATCTTGTGAATTAAGCGAATGGGTTATTTTTAGAGCAATTTTAAGTAACGTTAGATGGTCTCAAAAATGGCGGGGCACTGATGTAGCTAGCAATTTATTCTTAATATACTTAAACAATTCTTATTAATTACTCAATTTCATATACACACTTGTTGGCTATGAAGTCTATGTTGGCTTAAATGTCATGTTAGGCGATTGTAAACGGGTGTTGAGATACACGTGCGTTTGTCTTTATCATGTTTCTGACATTCAAGTCACTTGTTCGTGAATTGACGGTTTTTTCGTGTCTTACAGCAAATGGCGGACGACGCCGGTGGTAGAGGAGGTTTTCGCGGGGGTTTCGGCACCGGTGGCCGGGGTCGTGGTCGTGGTCGAGGCAGGGGCCGCGGAAGAGGACGCGGGGCCCGCGGAGGAAAGTCTGAGGACAAGGAGGTACAGCCAAACCCAGCTCCTGTTCTGTGACTGTTTCTAGATGTGCATCAAACAGTATTCTATTAAATGCATTCTCTTATACACCATGTAATGTTATGTTGGTCTTTTATCTTGTCTTTACTGCATGTTCTCTCAATACTGTGTAAGTAGCTGTCCAACAGTTTAAAAGATGTGTAGTTGTAGTCAGTGTTGATTAACTAATGGACGATTTCTGTTTCATATAGTGGGTGCCTGTGACCAAACTCGGTCGTTTGGTGAAGGACATGAAGATCAAGACCCTGGAGGAGATCTACCTGTATTCTCTGCCCATCAAGGTAAAGTTGGCAAAATATCTAAATTCTAAATGTGCTTAAACAATTCAACATGCTTTAAAAAAGTCAAGTCTAAAATTCAGTGTGCTGATGCACATAACCCAGTCCTTGTCCTACAAGTTGTTTTTCCAAGTGTCTTTTAAATTTAGATGCATGTAACCACACAAAATGACTGAATAGCCGTTACTTCTAgttcattgtgactttaaagtTACCAAAAAACCTCCACAAGGTGACATGCTTTGGTTTTTGTGAAAGGTTGTTGTGTTTCTGTCCTGTAGGAGTCCGAGATCATCGACTTCTTCCTGGGCTCAGCGCTGAAAGATGAGGTGTTGAAGATCATGCCTGTCCAGAAACAGACCAGGGCTGGTCAGCGCACCAGGTTTAAGGTGACACTTCCTACTTCCTGAGGGTTATATAATAGTCAGGTTCCCTCTAATTTTAACAATCATTGTTAATGGTTCATGTTTCTCAATCCTCTAGGCCTTTGTTGCTATTGGTGACTACAATGGCCATGTTGGTCTGGGAGTGAAGTGCTCCAAAGAGGTAGCGACCGCTATCCGGGGCGCCATCATCCTGGCCAAGCTGTCCATCATTCCCGTCAGAAGAGGATACTGGGGGAACAAGATCGGGAAACCACACACCGTGCCATGCAAAGTGAGTCTTCAAACATGGTTTCTCGCACCGTTTGACTTTGTTTGGGAAGGTTTTTAATGGCCGAGCATGTGTCTGCTCAGGTGACCGGTCGCTGTGGTTCAGTCCTGGTGCGTCTAATTCCCGCTCCCCGTGGTACTGGCATTGTGTCCGCTCCCGTGCCCAAGAAACTGCTGATGATGGCCGGTATCGATGACTGCTACACCTCGGCCAGGGGCTGCACTGCCACTCTGGGCAACTTTGGTAAGGGTCTTTCATTTGAACACCAGTGTTTCAGGATATAAAAGTCCACGCTTGAGCATTTCGACGATGTCTTTTCTCATCGCAGCCAAGGCCACCTTCGACGCGATCTCAAAGACGTACAGCTACCTGACCCCTGATCTCTGGAAGGAGACAGTGTTTACCAAGTCTCCTTACCAGGTAATGTATTTTCACACATTGTTCCTGTTCACAAATGCATCGTGGTGTTGTTGAAACTGAAGTGTCCGTTCTGTTTCAGGAATTCACTGATCATCTGGCCAAGACTCACACCAGGGTCTCTGTTCAGAGGACTCAGGGAGCTCCACAGCCAGCCTCCTAAACTTTGTACAATGGATTGAAATAAAAGTCCAGAAAAAGAACCAACTTTCAGTCTGTGGTCTGTTGTTTGACATTCTGAAAGCAAATGATTTATGAACTCTTTGATTTACATGCCCAAAACTGTCCCAACAAAGTGGGCAAATTAAAGTTCTCGTGTGTTTTATAATTACCAAGAGAATTGCTATGTTGTCTATAGCTGAAGGGGTTTTAAACATTTGTAGTAACAATGCAGCAAAGCATAGCTTTGATTCCCTTTTGAGTTATTACTGAAAGACATTAAAcccttaatttaatatatatatacatacacacaaaggAATGATTGTTAATTCAATATTTGTTGTACTGTTTGTTTGCTTAACTAGTTTAATCCATAGACAAAAAAACAGGGTTTAATCCCACTGGTCACAATGGTGACTGTaaaaaggttttcatttataaagttCTAAAAACCTTAATGATGTGTTGGTGTACTTCCTGcaaaacatggaaaaaataaagggtctcaaatagtcacatgaccagagcagtTTACTTAATGTTTGCACCTTGAGAAGATGAGGGCTCCATCAAAGCTCCAAAACTAAAGGCTAGTAAAGTGTGAACAAATATATGACAAAGATGTTTGGTACACGTGATCTTTAGGGTGTCtagtataaatatatgcattcacGTATATTTAGTTTTGCTGAGTGTGGTCAGAATGAGTAAAAATGATCACAATAGTGACAGGACTtggatatacaatatataaatctAATTGCAGTTGCTAGTGAAAATTACAATACAGTTTCAGTGACAAAATATTTcactaaattaaaaattcaaatgttacaaaaaatttacAATGTTGTAATACTCTaagcattattataaaaaatatattttacaaaaaaaaaagtaaactttttttttttttaatctcatgcTCCTGTAAATTTTGCATAAGTTTTTTTATGCAGAATAGTAAACTAGAATGTGATCAAACAGTTTAAAATCGCTATCTAGACATCTAACCTAACTCTTACTTAAATATGTTATTTCAGTACACACAGTATCCCACcgacataaaacatattttttcacacacttttccaaaaataatttaaaaaaataattatttcaaaggGCTACTAATGACACATCATTTGCATATCTTCATGTCTGGGAAAATTTGGGATTAAATGAGTTAAGTAAACCCTCTTTGTGCAATGTTAaaagcatagttcacccaaaaaaataaatttgatgtttatctgcttacccccagggcatccaagatgtaggtgaatttgtttcttcagtagaacacaaactaagATTTTTAACTAGATTTATAACTTTAACTCGTTGCAGATTATCAGTCTCATAAACGCCCAttaactgacagactgcaacggttggACATagaaatcttcatttgtgttctgctgATAAaacagtcacctacatcttggatgctctGGGGGTAAACagataaaatctttttttatctattttgagatgaactatccctttaatgtgtaCCTGCTGTCCAATAGCTGCCACTGATTTCAGTACATCAGAAACCAAATCTGAACTTGGCTGGAACAAATGATATTTATAGAAAAGTGTATCGTGATTTATAGACTTTGAGCCGCAAATGGCAATAAGCCATTACATATCaaagttttttaaaatgttgGCAACATTTATAAATAACACAATTGATATTAAACAGAaggaaaaatgtgaataaaaatacagtagtaATAACAGAAAAGTCATCTAAGTAGTAATAACCTCTCTGAAACTGACTTGTTCATTAAATAACAACAGCTACAGAGAAGTCACTTTCCAATaagctttattgtacactttgaAACACAGATGAGAGAGAGTGACATAGAAAAGCCCAAGGAGAGCTGTACAGGTTTATGCCTGCTGTTGCTCTGCCATCATTCTCTCCTTCTGTTTCATCAGACACTTTCGTCCGCTAGCGTACGCACCAAGATCCCCATCTAGAAGAATTAaagatattaaaaataacttGTGGACATTTCTATAAACGCTTTTGATTTCCTTGTCAACTTAAAAGCACTGTAGGCAACATCTAGTACAACTGACCTGCTCCCGTTGTGTTATATATTGAATGTATTTAAAACGACACTGCtaatagcaaatgaaaaagaTTTCTACCAGACATGATACTCACAGCGTGACTGAAAGGCCTTGGAAACTTGCTCAAACTGCTGCAATTCTTTATAACAGTTCTGGCTGTAACTGGGACCCTCACGCTGCTGGCAGGCCCGAAGACGCTCCTGGATCACCTTCACGATCTCCTGATCCACCTTACTGCAGACAAAAAAAATACCTTATTATGTACTGCAATGCCTAATGATATAGTACTACAAGGCCTTCTGAAGCAACATACTAGTCTCTTCTCCACTGCATCTCGGCCTCATAATAGCACACATAATCTCCCTCCTGGCACTGAGTCAGCTCAGGAACACGGCGAAACTTCTGATGGTAGTAGTGAGACTTCTTCCCACTCTGGATGCCTTCGATGACGTCTGGTAGATCAAGAAGCAGGGCAATTAAATAAAGCTCGTGAATTACAAGCCAAGCAGACTTTGGTTGTCATTTCGTTTGAGTCATTAAAGGAATGGTactctcaaaaatgaaaattagctggaaactctcaggccatccaagagtttgtttcttcatgggaacagatttggagaaattcagcattacatcacttgctcagcaacggatcctctggagtgaatgggtgccgtcaaaatgagaggtGATTAAACAGCggattaaaataaactaaattaatctaCATGACTCCAGATAATAAATTAATGTCTAATGAAGCAAAAAGCTTTGTTTATATCAAACAAattcatcaagatgtttttaacttaacACCAGCTAAAATACAAATCCTCTAAAATATTGCTTTCTCCGGTATAAAATGTGTCGTCTGAATCAGCagggaaatatgcacagatcaagcactgtctATAAGAACAGAAAACAGTGCAAGAcagatctaaacaaatatgttggtggattttgatgtgggaGGACAACAGGGTATGAATGTTTTCACTAGAAGAAAAATTATTAAGGATTATGGACTCGCTAGAAATGTTGGTTTATAGTCAAAAACTCCTCAATGGATTTggttcttacaaacacgcagctttccACTTCACAatatgatggactggagtcatgtggattacttgtagatgtTTTTAtaagatgtttggactctcaatctgacgggacccattcactgcagaggatccattggtgaacaagtgatgcattGGTACATTTTTCTCCGAATCTGTTCCTTGGATGGTCTGAGCGGGAGTACATTTTCCGCATATTTTGGGGTAGACTATTTCTTCAATAAACTATTTCTTGAATTCTGATAAGACAATAAATGAAACTAAACTAACATGCATTGCTATTACAAAAAACACACGGaaccaatcaaaaaaaaaaaaactctaaatagTTTAGCGAATATTTCCAATACTCATAACTCAAAAACGGATGCAACTTAACATAAGGGTTAAACGTTTGTGTCTGATATTAAACAACATGGACTCATGGACACTTGCACATGCCGCAAAGTGTAAGTGTGAGTAATACAAAGGTTAAAACACAAATGCATCTCCATAATTTGCCTTTGACAATTCAAGGGTTACTATATCTCAGACTGGATGAATAAGCATGTGTAAACAAGCAGTATCAGATGCACTAGAGTGGAGGCGCTTCACCTCTGAATGTAGTCACTGGCAGATCCACCGAGTAGTAGAAGAGCTTCGACAGTATTAAAGCTGGATTCGGCAGAAGCGACTTTCTATCCTCCACCGGGGTCCGACTGGAAGGCTCTGGATACACATCTTTATCGTGATCTTTCGGCATTTTCGACCATTAATTGCAAAGCAAGTCTCAAAAATCCTTTAATCGACCTCAAGCTGCCGTCGCTCTCCTCCACAGTGCGCATGCGCGCTTCTCACAACATGGCGAGAAAGGTCACCAAACTGCGACGAATAAACCTACTGTCTATGGAATAAACTGAGCGAAAATGGCTTTGATTTGATTGAATTCTAATCGTTTTGATAAAACAAATATGCAATTAATCCgttaaaaacagtattttatctCGACGATTCGTTTGTAAACAGC from Carassius carassius chromosome 1, fCarCar2.1, whole genome shotgun sequence includes:
- the LOC132111114 gene encoding small ribosomal subunit protein uS5-like — encoded protein: MAFFFLHTHHQMADDAGGRGGFRGGFGTGGRGRGRGRGRGRGRGRGARGGKSEDKEWVPVTKLGRLVKDMKIKTLEEIYLYSLPIKESEIIDFFLGSALKDEVLKIMPVQKQTRAGQRTRFKAFVAIGDYNGHVGLGVKCSKEVATAIRGAIILAKLSIIPVRRGYWGNKIGKPHTVPCKVTGRCGSVLVRLIPAPRGTGIVSAPVPKKLLMMAGIDDCYTSARGCTATLGNFAKATFDAISKTYSYLTPDLWKETVFTKSPYQEFTDHLAKTHTRVSVQRTQGAPQPAS
- the ndufb10 gene encoding NADH dehydrogenase [ubiquinone] 1 beta subcomplex subunit 10: MPKDHDKDVYPEPSSRTPVEDRKSLLPNPALILSKLFYYSVDLPVTTFRDVIEGIQSGKKSHYYHQKFRRVPELTQCQEGDYVCYYEAEMQWRRDYKVDQEIVKVIQERLRACQQREGPSYSQNCYKELQQFEQVSKAFQSRYGDLGAYASGRKCLMKQKERMMAEQQQA